TCGATTTCTTGATTCAAATATTGGATGGACTGTCGGACATAGTGGGGTGATTCTGAAAACTATGGATGGCGGGGTGAAATGGGAGCCCCAGGTCAATACCATAACGGCCTCTACTTTAAATGCGGTCTGTTTCATCGATGAGCGAACAGGTTGGACGGTGGGATATAATGGAGAAATCTTTAAGACGCTCGATGGCGGAAATTCTTGGCTGCCTCAAATCAGCGGCACAAAAAATTGCTTAGCTTCGGTGGATTTTATCGATGAGAACACTGGCTGGGCGGTTGGTCAATCAGGCCTAATTCTTAAAACATCAGATGGAGGGACGAATTGGTTGCTGCAACCCAGTGGCGTCTCTCATAATTTAAATTCCGTCTATTTCATTGATGTAAATACGGGGTGGGCTGTCGGAAATAGAGGCATAATACTCAATACCATCGATGGCGGAACGAATTGGATTTCTCAAGCAAGTGGAACGTCCTCTGATTTGAATTCAGTCGTTTTTGTGAATAACAAAACGGGTTGGGCCGTGGGATCTAATGGCACGATGGTCAAAACGACTGATGCTGGAGCTACCTGGATTGCACTGAATAGTGGGACATCAAGAGATTTCTTTTCAGTCTGTTTTGTCGATACGCTTATCGGCTGGGCAGTTGGAGAACACGGGTTGATCTATAAAACTTTGGATGGCGGCTATTCCTGGCGCACCCAATTTGAATCGCTATTTTATTCGTGGGCATCGGTTCAATTTATTGATGCAAACCATGGCTGGGTCGTCGGTCGGAGTGCTAGTAGAGAGAATAGCCCTATCTTTGCTACCGATGATGGTGGAGAACATTGGACCCCTCAAGAGAGCAAAACCTCCCTGAGACTAACATCAGTTTGCTTTGTGAATAGCAAAACAGGATGGGCAGTTGGATCATCTGGCATCATACTGAAAACATCGACAGGAGGTGTCACCTCAGTAACCGAGAATAGGCCGATCAATTCTGCAATTCCTGATCGAATGACACTCAGCCAGAATTATCCTAATCCCTTTAATCCCTCGACCAAAATTCGCTTTGCTCTGCCTCAGCAGGAATTCGTCACGATGAAAATTTTTGATCTTTTGGGACGGGAGATTGAAACACTGGTGAATGGCGTGCGACCGCCAGGTGAATATGAAGTCATCTGGACAGCGAAGGATCTGCCCAGCGGAATTTATTTCGTTCGGATAGAAGCTGGAACATCAGTTCAAACAAAGAAGCTGATTTTGCAGAAATAGATAATTGGGCGATTAGGTAATATGGTAATTAGGCGATTGGGTAAATGGTTGATTAAGTAATTTGTAGACAAGTTTCCTAATCACCCAAGCTCCCAAGAACCAAATTACCTAAAAAGATGGAAAGGATAAAGAATGAACAGAAAGGTCTTAGTAAC
This region of candidate division KSB1 bacterium genomic DNA includes:
- a CDS encoding YCF48-related protein, with translation MNHIIRTFALVLILSASLAAHESEGWVLQNPQLQGNLLTDIFIVDQNTAFVVGCYGTIMKTIDGGKSWEVKSGIGGPSNRLQSVFFISADTGWVVGSAGDMLTSNHGTILKTTDGGKNWVVKPLSNYLTAVHFINGRTGWAVGYGSIYKTNDGGETWILQKKRSDNWGYVNWSIYFIDAKTGWAVGDQGVILKTDDGGESWVAQKSGTSHLLNDLYFTDENTGWAVGSHGLILKTNDGGVNWEPQHSGSTSSLNAVHFINSEIGYAVGEEYILATSDGGNRWSIYNCGIPDVNLNSIRFLDSNIGWTVGHSGVILKTMDGGVKWEPQVNTITASTLNAVCFIDERTGWTVGYNGEIFKTLDGGNSWLPQISGTKNCLASVDFIDENTGWAVGQSGLILKTSDGGTNWLLQPSGVSHNLNSVYFIDVNTGWAVGNRGIILNTIDGGTNWISQASGTSSDLNSVVFVNNKTGWAVGSNGTMVKTTDAGATWIALNSGTSRDFFSVCFVDTLIGWAVGEHGLIYKTLDGGYSWRTQFESLFYSWASVQFIDANHGWVVGRSASRENSPIFATDDGGEHWTPQESKTSLRLTSVCFVNSKTGWAVGSSGIILKTSTGGVTSVTENRPINSAIPDRMTLSQNYPNPFNPSTKIRFALPQQEFVTMKIFDLLGREIETLVNGVRPPGEYEVIWTAKDLPSGIYFVRIEAGTSVQTKKLILQK